In Gigantopelta aegis isolate Gae_Host chromosome 14, Gae_host_genome, whole genome shotgun sequence, the following proteins share a genomic window:
- the LOC121388035 gene encoding FMRFamide receptor-like: MLTENSANNVTLLVDFPNESEVYYIMEVWYYVHGICGTSVALFGLIGNTIAIFVLSGKRMRSSTTLFLIVLAIFDNVLLLFVILLQTLPIICQHDDILIDYMFVREMAYMLLYPVVHICHTGTIYTTIAVTGERCIAIVKPLGARSICTRSRAGKIVIGIMVWSIFYNIPRCLENELEVVWDPMVNQSVYITAQSTFGNSWFYNYVYLVCINCIFHFLLPFLALSLMNYFILKTLWQRKRGILNQQRAVSLENDYRLTAVVLAMTTVFFICQLFGATQLVILQANGIQSSRIGKCTKPCEIFKAIAETVVIVNSAINFILFCVFGNKFRQMFLRCICISKQRNIIRMNTRD; this comes from the coding sequence ATGCTTACTGAGAACTCGGCCAACAACGTGACTCTCCTTGTGGACTTTCCAAACGAGAGCGAGGTGTACTACATCATGGAGGTGTGGTACTACGTCCACGGGATCTGCGGCACCAGTGTGGCCCTGTTTGGCCTCATCGGCAACACCATCGCCATATTCGTGTTGTCGGGGAAACGGATGCGTTCCTCGACAACCCTGTTTCTCATCGTGCTGGCGATATTCGACAACGTGTTGCTGCTCTTCGTGATTCTCCTCCAGACGCTGCCGATAATCTGTCAGCACGACGACATCCTCATCGACTACATGTTCGTGCGCGAGATGGCCTACATGTTGCTGTACCCCGTCGTGCACATCTGCCACACGGGGACCATCTACACCACCATTGCCGTCACGGGCGAGCGATGCATCGCGATAGTCAAACCGCTGGGCGCACGCTCCATCTGTACCCGGTCGCGCGCTGGGAAGATTGTCATCGGCATCATGGTGTGGTCGATCTTCTACAACATCCCGCGGTGTCTGGAGAACGAGCTGGAGGTCGTGTGGGACCCCATGGTCAACCAGTCGGTATACATCACGGCCCAGTCAACATTTGGGAATTCGTGGTTCTACAACTACGTCTACCTCGTGTGCATCAACTGCATCTTTCACTTCCTGCTGCCATTTCTGGCGCTCTCGCTGATGAATTATTTCATTCTCAAAACGCTATGGCAACGGAAGCGCGGGATTCTTAACCAACAGCGTGCCGTTTCGCTGGAGAACGATTATCGTCTGACTGCCGTTGTGTTGGCCATGACGACCgtttttttcatttgtcagCTGTTCGGAGCCACCCAGCTGGTAATTCTGCAAGCGAATGGGATCCAGTCTAGTAGGATTGGTAAATGCACTAAGCCCTGTGAGATTTTTAAGGCCATCGCTGAAACAGTGGTCATAGTTAATTCTGCCATCAACTTCATTCTGTTCTGTGTGTTTGGTAATAAATTCCGACAGATGTTTTTGCGATGTATCTGTATTTCGAAACAGAGGAACATCATCAGAATGAACACGAGAGACTGA